Part of the Kushneria marisflavi genome, CTCGAGCGCATCTATCGTGTCGAGATGTCACCGGTGCTGGTTCGCCACCAGGTGTCACTGGCCGGAGAGTGGCGCGCCTTCGATGAAGATCGACTGCTTCGTCAATTGACCTTCCATGTCTGGAAGCTGACTCGCTGGCGCCGCGGTTTCTGGCTGCTTTTTTCCGGCCTGACCACCATGATGACGCGCCACCGTTACAACATGCTCATGGATGTCGTGCTGACCCGGCGCAGAATGGCCGCCGAGCAGGACGCCGCTTCCGGCGATTAAACCATCGTCATGACATGCGCAAAAAAAGGGGCATCCACTGGATGCCCCTGTCGTTACTGACGATCACGCCGGTTTAACGATCGACGTCGTTATCTCCCTCGCCCTCGTCATTATCCTCATCCGGCAGCTTTTCGTTTTCCTTCAGGCGACTGCGCTCGGCCTCCCCTCTGGAAACGGTCTTGGCACTCTTTTGTGATGGCGTCTGACCTGCCGCGCCGGCCTGCCCCTCTTCCACCACGTATTCGTCGAGGACGTGAACGTTGGCCGGCGGTGCGCCGCCATTCTTGTCCTGACCGAAATAGAGCGTGGTATGTGGGTACGGAATCTCGATACCGGCCGCATCGAAATGCTTCTTGACCAGGCGATTGAACGCACGTCCAACCCCCCACTGTGTGCCGGGCTTGGTCTTGATCATGATGCGGATATTGACCGCGCTGTCGCCCAGCGACACCACGCCCGGTACGGCCATGTCATCGATGATGTTGACGGCCTGATCGGGGTTTTCCCGCAGCTCATCAAAGGCCTTGTGCAGATGGTGAATGGCGTCATCCACATTTTCACGATAGGCGATGCCGTACTCGCCCACATGGTAGGCAAAGTCACGCATGTAGTTGGAGACCGTATCCACTGAGGAGAACGGAATCACGTGGAAGGTACCATCCAGTGACCGCAGCCCTACCGAGCGAATGGTAATTTTCTCGGCCGTACCGGTCAGACCGGCCACGCCCACCACATCCCCGGTATTCATGGCATTTTCAAGCTGGATGAACACACCAGTGATGATGTCCTGTACCAGCTTCTGAGCGCCAAAGCCGATGGCCAGGCCCACGACACCGGCACCGGCGATCAACGGCCCGATATTGATGCCGATCTGGGACAGCACAATCAGAAGGGTCATCGTCACGATCAGGATCAGGATCGCATTGCGAAACAGTGACAGCAGTGTTTGTTCACGAGCGCTTGGCGCAGAGGCGGCACTCAGGCGGTGCTCAATGAAGCTTGCAACTACCGTCCAGACCAGCGTGGCAATGAGCAGAATGATCGCCACATGCACGATCATGCCGATGGTTTCGGCGCCGCTATCAGACGTCAGCCAGCCCGGCAGATCAAAGGCCTTCCACGCGTCCAGTACCGTCAGGATCACGAAGATACCCAGCAGAATGCGAATGCCTCTCAGCGCCTTGGGCACGTAGGAGTTGATCCGCGCTTCCAGCTGCGGCAGACGCTCACGAAGCCCCTCGGAGAGATGGATACGACGTGACAGAGCGATGGTCAGAAGCGACGAAATCAGGATACCGATCCCGACGGCCAACAGGGTCTGCACGGTCGCGTGCGCCATGAACGGCAGTGCTTCTGCTGGCTGCAATTGGCTGACAACCAGCAGTACGGTGAAGTAAGCCAGCGCGAACAGATGCCAGACCCGACCCAGAATACGCAGCAGGGTGCTGAAGAAGGCAAAGTTGCTCTCGTCGGCACGACCATTGAGGTTATCACGCAGTGTCTTGCGGTTTTTCAGAATGACGCGCACCGCGTAGATGTAGACCCCAATCATGATCAGCAAACTCAGGATCTGCCCCACCGCCGGTGACAGCATGGCATTGACCATCGGTACCGCCACCATCAAACCATAACCGGTAATGCCTACCAGACGCGCCAGCCAGCGATTCCAGTACGACGCCGTCTCGCTCGACATGGCAAAAAGGCGCAGAGAATCATAGCGGGTCGAAAACACCATTCTGATCAGCGCCTTGACGATCTCAACGATGACAAAGGCATTGATGAACAGGGATTCAGCCCGGCCAATCTCGCCCGCTTCGCCGGCAAAGAACAGACTGATCACGTAGCCCACGGCGCCGGCCAGCAAAATCACGACAACATCAATTAAAAGCGCGCCGAGTACGGCACTCCAGCGCTTGAGCAGTGCTCCAGCGGCCTGCTTTTGTTCCTTCTCGTCCAGCGTCTGCTGAGCTTCCTCATCTCCTGCCTCGATCGGTGGTGCTGAAGCAGGAGCAGGCCGACGTGCAACCCACGCATTGATACGCTGATAGATGCGAGCCACCAGAGCCCGAAAGACATAAAAGGCGACAACCGTTGAGGCTACGGCAATACCGAAGGCCAGCAGGATAGTGCCCCAGAGCGCCCAGGGCAGCCCGGCGCCTTCGCCATCTCCGGCACTACGGAAAGCCGCGATGGCATTGGTGACATCCTCGGCAACCCCCTGAGCAAAGCCCTGGGTCATGTTCGCAATACGTCCGCCCAATGACTGCTGTTCGGCCGGCACGTCGGCTACGGCGGCAGCATCGCTGCTCTTCTCGGCTGAAGGCGCCTCACCCTGCGCAAGACTGCGCAGCTGCGAGATCATTTCGTTACGCGTTTGCTCATTTTCCAGCAGATCCGCCAGCGCCGCATAGGAGGGTTGCTCGGAAGATTGAGAAGATGCCCCTTCTGCCTGGGGGCTTGCCATTGCGGCTACCGACATCGTGCTCAACAAGAGCACCATCAGAGGTAGCCGAAGCCAATAAAACAGCCTCGTTAAAGCCACGTGTATTCTCCATGGTCATATCAGATAGGTACCGTCGGGCCCGAAAACCCCTTTGCGGCGCACAAGCTTTCATAACCTGGTACAAAAGGCCAGTGCTTTCAAAACGCTGACCAGAGTCTATCGTCCAGGCCTGCTTGTCACCAGAGCGGTCTGCCATGAGCACATTCTGATGCAGGCCCTGCTTCAATCATCAGCGCCCATGAAAAATACCGTCAGGCTCTCTGAAACACGCCACCGCATTTTTGAATGCGCTGGCTCATTGGTATACCCATGCCTCTCAAGCCGGTAATGCACGTGGCACTGACAGTCGGCATCATGGATGAACCCCTCGCCAATGTGGCCTCAACATGAAACTGCGTCATATCGAAGTCTTCCATGCCCTGATCAGTTGCGGCAGTGTCAGTGCAGCCGCTCGAAGACTTAATGTTTCCCAGCCCAACGTCACGCGTACGCTGGCTCACGCCGAAACCACGCTGGGCGTTCGTCTGTTCGAGCGTCATCCGCGTGGGCTGACCCCCACACCGGAAGCGCTGCGGTTATGGCCTGCCATCGAGGCGGCGGTCAAGCAACTGGATGTGGTGGATCAACTGGGCCGCCAGCTCTCCCACGGCGTGGATCAACATCTGCGACTCGGGGCGTCCCATGCGCCCGGGCACCTGGTCATGCCCGGAGCACTCATTGCCCTTCAACGCCGGCTCCCGGCGCTTGAGATCGAGCTGGTCACTTCGCATTTCTCCACCCTGTGTGATGAACTGCTGTCCCATCGACTGGACATGGCACTGGCGTTTGAACAGCCGGCCCCTGAAGGAATCGAGTGCGAGCATCTGATGCGTGCGCCCATGAAGGCCCTGTTGCCGCCGGATATGGACGCTCCGACACATGCCACGCTTGAATGGCTCAATGCGAACGGCCTGATTCTGATGCCGGAAGAGGATCCGCTGGGCACGTTACTCGGACAGGCCCTTCAGGCCGAGGGGCTGACGCCAGCCGCGCGCCTCCGGGTCAAGACCTACAGCGTGATTGCCGAGCTGGTCATCGCCGGTGGCGGGACGGGGATCGTCGATCCATTCACTGCCGAACGCTATCGTGACCGTTTACAGGTACTGCCGCTGACCCCTGAACTGAACATGAATGTGGCCCTGCTGAGGGCGCGTCATGTGCCCTGGCCCCATGCCGCGAATCAGCTAAGAACGCTACTGGTCGATCAACTGGCGATACATGCACAACGCTGGCAGACGGACTCGCCGCCTGGTATACGATGAAGTTATACCGAACCGACAAATCAGCATTCGAAGCTATGACCTTTTTCGTCGACACTGACTCACTTCTCTACATTCTCGGAGCCAGTGATGACGAGCCAGCCTTACCGCCCTGCCGACATTGTTTCACCCTACCTCCTGTTTCTGGGGGACATCGAAGATAGCGTCTCGGCCAAGATGGCCCGCGCCGTGGTCATCTGGCGTCCGGAAAAGGCTGTCGGTCAGCTGCGCATGACCGAGAAGACGGTCAGTGTCGGCATTGAGGACATCAGCATCGAAGAAGCCTGCGCCCGGGGCGCGCGAACGCTCGTGATCGGCGTGGCCAATTCGGGCGGCAAGCTTCCGGCACACTGGCGGGATGTGATATGTCAGGCCATTGAGCACGGTATGGATGTGGCCAGCGGCATGCATCAGCGCCTGGACGCCATTGAAGGGGTGGCCGAGCTGGCACGCGAGCACGGCGTCACGCTTCATGACATTCGTCATAGCCATCCGCCACTGGAGGTGGGGACCGGCGAGCCTCGCAGCGGCAAGCGAATACTGACCGTCGGCACTGACTGTTCATTGGGCAAGATGTTCAGCTCACTGGCACTGCAGCGCGGTCTTGAAGAGGCCGGTCTCAAGGCACGCTTTCGTGCCACCGGGCAGTGCGGGGTACTGGTGGCCGGTGAAGGCATTGCCATCGATGCCGTCATTGCCGATTTCATCTCTGGTGCCGTGGAGTGGCTAAGCCCTGCAGCCGCCGAGGATCAATGGGACGTTATCGAAGGTCAGGGCTCCTTATTCCATCCCGCTTACGCCGGCGTCAGTCTGGGATTGTTGCACGGTGCTCAGCCCGACTGCATCGTGATGTGTCATGAGCTGGGCAGGCCTCACATGCGCCATTTGCCCAACCGCCCGATGCCCGATATGGCCACCTGCATTGAAGCCAATCTGAGCGCTGCCCGCATCACCAATCCCAGGGTGCAGCTCGCCGGATTTTCCGTAAATACGTCTCAGGTGGATGAGGAAACGGCAAGACGCGAGCTGGAGGCACTGAGCCAGCAGTTTGGCGTTCCGGCTACCGACCCCATTCGCTTTGGTATCGAACCGCTGGTCACCGCCTTTACGACAGGAGCCGTGTAATGCGTACGCTCAAGCGTTATACCCAGACCTGGCTACTGGATCGCCCGTTCGTGATCGCGCGCGGTGCCAGCACGTCAATTGACATTATTCGCGTCGAAATTCACCAGGACGGCTTTGTGGGAATAGGCGAAAGCAAACCCACCCCTCGATATGGCCATAGTGCCGAATCGGTCATGGAAGAGATCGATGAAGTATCGCTGGCCATTGAGCAGGGCATTGATCGCAAGGCACTGCTTGAGCGGCTGCCGGCAGGCCCGGCGCGCAATGCGCTCGACTGTGCTCTGTGGTCGCTGGAGTGCGCGCTGGAAGGCACCACACCAACAGCGCGGCTGGGCCCCCCGATCGGACATGAAATTGTCACGGCCCATACCATTTCCATCGCAACGCCAGCAGAGATGGCCGAGGCAGCCCGACAGGAGCTGGCTCAGGGAGCAAGACTTTTAAAGATCAAGCTCAACGATGAGCAGGTTGTCGAACGGGTGCGTGCCGTAAGGGAAGCCGCGCCTGACGTACGTCTCATCATTGATGCCAATGAGGCGTGGGCACCGGAAAACGTGGAAGCCTGGTGCCGGGCGCTGGCAGAGCTTGACGTCGAAATGATCGAACAGCCCCTGCCTGCCGGAGAAGATGGCATTCTGGCTGATTTTGATCATCCGGTAGCGCTATGCGCCGATGAAAGCTGCCATACCCGAGAAGATATCGCTCGACTAAGCGACCGCTATGAGATGATCAACATCAAGCTTGATAAAAGCGGTGGACTGACAGAAGCTTTGGCGATGGTAGAAGAAGCCCGCAAACATGACATGGCCATCATGGTGGGCTGCATGCTGGGGACTTCCATGGCCATGCGGGCAGCACTGCCAGTGGCCGCCCACGCCGTTATTGTTGATCTGGATGGCCCGATCTGGTTATCAAGTGATGATGTCCCGTCGCTGGATTATCGCAACGGGTGGGTCAGGGAAACCCACGACACCTGAAAATTCAGGCGCCTGCCCACGGGTGGGCGCTCACGCCAGAAACTCACGACAAAAAACCCTGATCCATCAGGGCCTTTAGCACCTGCTGTGAATCGGGTGTTGCGTCCTGCACCGCCAGCGCCTCACTTAACGTCATCCATTCAATGGCTTCTACTTCGCTGGACTGAAGCGTTATGGGCTGATTGTGGTAGCGTGCGATAAAGACGCTGCCAAACGCGTTCATGCCCTCTTCAAAATGAAGCTTCAGGCACCAACTTAATGTGAGGGATAACCCCAGCTCTTCATGAAGCTCGCGCCGGGCCGCACTAGCCATGGATTCGCCGGCATCGACCACGCCCCCGGCACAAAGGTCGCGATACCCCGGAAAGATATCCTTGCAGAGGGTGCGCCGCTGTACACACAGCCGATCATGCTGATCAAGCACAAGGATATAAACGGCCCGATGCCATATTTTCAGCCGACGCATATCGCATCGACGCGCACTTCCCGCGGGCCGGTTCAGGGTATCCACAATCTGGACACGTGCTCGTGATGATCCCATGACAGCACTCTCCGAGAGTAAAGCGGACCATCTTACGCCTGAGCCTGGCGTATTCGAAGGCCGTCACCAGTACTGCCCGAAACACAGACACAAAAAAGGCCTCGATAAACGAAGCCAGCCAGAAACCGTCATGTGAAGACGACATCACGAGAAAAAGAGAGTTACGACGACAGGGAAGCATTGGCGGGTATTGCTCGTTGTGGCATCAGACGCCCTCCTTGGCGTCATCAAACACTCTTCCTTCCTGGAAGATTCTGCGCTAAGTGAAGGCTTCCTGCCTTCTGACTGCATCCTTGCAGCGCGAAAATAGTAACACTTGTAAAGGTGTTGTCTATATTTTTCAGCGCATCGCAGTTTTTTTATTTTCAAAAATCAATTTAACTCAAGAAAAGCCACCTTGTTGTACAGGTGCATTACAGGCATGACGGTCCATGACCATCCCCACGAAGATCAGGTCAATTGACCTGATCTGAACTACGCTTGAGTACAGTGTCCAATCAAGTCATGCAGGTCATGACAAACGCCAATTGTCTCTGCATAAACCAGAAAGACACCCATGTTTTCAGCCATCTGTACTGAGCACTACTCTTTTCAGTATTGATCTGAAACAAGCCTGACCACGTCAATGGAGGACATCCGATGGGCATTTTTTCATCCAGTGATAGCCGAGCGACTCGTCGACTCAAGGACTATGAAAAGGAACTGAACAAGCGTGGTGCACGCGCATTGGCACGCTATGAAGATGAGCTGGATTCCACGGGTCAAAAGGTACGCAGTCGTCTCAAGGGTGCAGGTGATCATCTTGGCCAGCGCTGGCATCAGGCTCGTGATCGAGTAGAAGATGAAGGTCACCGCGCCTGGGAGCTGACTGAAGAAGGTGCCCGTGACCTGGATCGTCATGTCCATGAAAATGCTTGGAGCTATATTGGCGCAGGTGCAGCGATCGGGCTGGTCGCCGGTCTTTTGCTGGGCCGTCGATTCTGATCGACGAAGCCTTTTGTACGCCCGCCCCTTCTGGTGCGGGCGTTTTAGTATCTGTCCTGCCCATACCGGTTTTTCCCCTATCATCCAATGGGCATGACAAGGCGCCAGTGGACATCGCGCTTTCGTTTTTATACTTGTCAAGCGCGCGATGACCATGACACGACACAAACAAAAGGAGGCCAATTGATGTATCGCACAATTCTCGTACCTCTGGATGGCTCCGGAAATGCCAATAAGGCACTGGATATCGCCGCGCATCTTGCACGTGCCAGCCATGCCAGACTCTATCTACTGCATGTCCCGGTCATTAACGAAAAGGATGACGCCACCCAGGCATCACCCCCCCCCGGAACAGTGCCGCCATGCAACTTATCGAGACGGCATTGGAAACCATCGACGCATCGGATCTCGACACCAGCATTCTTGTTCGCACGGGCGACCCGGCAGAAGTCATTGAACGTGAGGCACACCGACTGGACGCCGATGCCATCGTGATGGGATACAAGGGGTTGGGTAGAACCTCAAACGCTACAGGAGGCAGCGTCTCCCGTGCGGTCAATCATCGCGCTGCCTGCCGCGTGGTCACGGTAAGATAAAATTCAGGTGCCCACATGTGTTGCCGAACCATGCCGGGCATTCATGAATATTGCGGCGCACCTTCAGTGCCGAGAGCGTTTTTCCTCGCGCCAGCGCCGCAATATCTTGAAAAGCACCATGACCAGTAACGGGAAAAATAAAAGCGTCAGAATCGCGCCTGTCGTAATGAAGAAAAAGTGCAGTACGCCCTCGCTCATGAACACTCCGTGCCAGCCCGACAAGACATGACCGAAACACGCTTCCCGGTCATATGAATATCGACATTCTAGGGGCTTTCAGGGCTCGTTGCACTTGTCTACAAAAGCGCTCTTCCATTTAAAGACACATGACCGACTCGAAAGCCGGCCATGTCAATATACAGATATTCTAAAGAACTCTATTTGTAAGCAATCCCTGTATTACCGATACGCACCTCGGAACGAGCGGATGCCTTGCGATTGACCAATACATTGGCCGTAAAAAGCAGCGATACCAGTTTGCTTCGATTGTTCATCACGGCTGCCAGCGAGCTGACCGCCAACACGCCCAGGAAGTAAATCGGAAAAACCATGTCCGGATCACCCTGAACCACGCGCGCGAGAACGACAGGTACCACCCATGTAACAGGAAAATGCACAAGAAAAAGTACCAGCGAGTTGCGGCCAAACCACTCGAAGGGGCGCAGTGCCGGAGCCATCCATTTGAAAGTCACCACACGCAGCAGCACCAGTGTCATGGCCAATGCCAATGCCATGGAAATGGGCTGATAGGCACCGCCAGTAGTCACCAGGCCTTGATAGGCCATGACATACCAGGTCACCAGACCTGCCAGTGCCAGAACCGCCAGCCAGCTGGTACGTTCTATGAAGTGCTTGAAGGCTTCAAGATGATATCCAAGCACCCCCCCCAGAATGAAGAACGGAAGGTGAAAGATAAAGCGGTCAAATTCAGTATCTTTCAACACCAGATAAAGTGCCAGCGATCCCAGAATGGACACACTCCAGTGGAGTCTGAGAACGAAATAGGCAATCACATAATAGAAAAAGATATAATAAATGAACCACAGATAGGCCATGGGCTCGAAAAACAGTGAGTGCCAGAACTCAACTACCGGCTTGCCGTTAAAATGCGCTCGATATATGAACAGGCCATAGGAAACAATCGACCAGATAACATAAGGGTAAAGAATACCTGACAGCTTACCCTTGAAATAACGCCCGGCGCCCTTGCGCATAGAACCTGCCACCAGAAGACCTGACAGCAGCATCAGCGCCGGCATCCTGAAGGGCGAAAAATAACCATTGATTTGTGTAAAGATGGGATCAAGGTCATCGAACTTGAGCGCCATCGAGTCGGCACTATGTAAATAGACCACCATGGTAATGGCAAGCCCTCTCAGGGCATCCATCCACCTTATTCGACTCTTTTGTGACGCTGATGAAATAATTTCTCTGGCCATTACCGGACCCTCTGACAGACGATGCTGGCAGAGGAAGCTAATGTAAGAAAGAAATATAAAGTATGCTGATTCGCCAGTTCAAAAGGGAATTAACGCCCAAGCATCAAAAATAAAACAATAGTGACAACCGTCTCTACAATCAGACACTCCAGACACCTCGTTTTAACCATCAAATGGTATGACGTCAAAGCAATCGGAATATGGATTTAAGGTTAATTTTTTAATACTTTATTTTTTCAGCCGGGCCCTGGCGCCCAACGCCTTTTTCGAAAGCAACCACAACCGAGAATTAAACCTCTTTGCTCTTTGATTGCATCCGAAGATAGCCTTCCCTGAAATCAGAGAACATCTGCAACCGATCAATATCGGGGATGGTAATCTGATGCCGGTCACGATAAACCAGCGACTGCTCGCGTAGAGAAGAAAATACCCGGCTGACGTGAACCGGCGTTAACCCCATCAAATCGGCCAGCATCTGTTGCGATAACGGCAGCCTGAACTCGTTGAGCGCGCCACTGTTGGTTTTGGAAAGACGGCTGCGCGTCTCGCATAGAAAATGAGCCAGCCTGTTCTGAGCATTTCTGCGCCCCAGATTGACCATTCTCTCAACCAGCATGGATTGCTGAATGCCTGAAATGGCGAAGAAGGTACTGGTCAATCGGCCGGATTGCTCAAACACATTGTCCAGATGGCAATGGGGGAAGCGACAGAACGTACAATCCGTGATGGCATCCACGGTCGACTGATGTTCATGGAGTGCGTATTCACGAAGGCCGACCACGTCTCCGGGCATAAAGATATCCAGAATCATCCTGCTACCATCTTCCAGCACATAGCTGCTGTAGGCCCAGCCCTTGCTCAGCACGGCCATCTCATCGGCACGCTCGCCTTCCCGCCATAATGAATCACCGCTTTTCAGCTGTTCGGGAGACTTCTCAAGCGTATTCAAAAGCTCGACTTCCCAATCGGCCAGGTCAGCAAAATATTGAAAATGCTTAACCATGCAGCTTTGATGAGACACGTGGAATCTCCTCTGTCATGAGTGTTTAAAACAGATATTTCAGGCAAGAATACACGCCTCGCCGTGACAGATGGCAAGAAGCAGAGAGGAAAAACGAAAGAGGAGATATCGTAAAGAGGTGGTACCGGTGGTCGGACTCGAACCGACACGGAGTATTAGTCCGGCGGATTTTGAATCCGCTGCGTCTACCAATTTCGCCACACCGGCAGTGTTGCGCGAGGCGTATTATACGGCCCGTAGCCAACACGTCAATGACGTAGACCGGTCGCATCCGCTATCATGCCTGCCCCTTGATGACACCGACCCTTGATGAGCCATGCAGCGCGCCGACTTTCATTTTGATCTGCCCAACGAATTGATCGCCCGCTATCCCAGCGACCAGCGCAGTGACTGTCGTCTGCTGTGCGTCGATGGTGACAGCGGCCACCTTGAACACACGCGCTTCCCGCAGCTTCTGGACCATCTGGCGCCGGGGGATCTGGTGGTGTTCAACGATACCCGCGTCATTCCCGCACGACTTTTCGGTCAAAAGGAAAGTGGTGGGCGCGTCGAAATGCTGCTGGAACGTCCTCTGGATGCCTACCGTGGCCTCGCCCATCTGCGTGCCAGCAAGGCCCCAAAAATCGGCACTCGCCTCATCTTCGAAGGTGATGTTCACGCCGTGGTCGAGGGCCGACGCGACGCACTTTTCGAGCTGAGGTTTGAAGGGGATACGCCACTGGTTGCGCTGCTGGAAGCCCACGGCCACATGCCTCTGCCGCCGTATATCGAGCGCGAAGATGAGCATACCGACCGTGAACGCTATCAAACCGTTTACGCCCGCCACGACGGCGCGGTTGCCGCGCCGACCGCCGGCCTGCACTTTGATGACGCCATGCTTGAGGCAATGGAGGCACGTGGCATCGAGAAGGCGTTCGTAACGCTGCACGTCGGTGCCGGCACCTTTCAGCCGGTGCGGGTCGACAACATTCTCGAACATCACATGCACAGTGAATGGATCGAGGTCAGCGCGACCACCGCCGAACAGGTCCGCGCCGCACAGGATCGCGGCAACCGGGTCATTGCGGTGGGCACCACCAGCGTGCGCTGTCTGGAAAGTGCCTGCCAGCACTCGAGTCACGGCCGGATCGAGGCCTTCAGCGGCGATACGGATATTTTCATCTATCCGGGCTATCAATGGCAGTGCGTGGACAGCCTGATCACCAATTTCCACCTGCCGGAATCCACGCTTTTGATGCTGGTCTCCTCCTTTGCAGGATATGACCATGTCATGCAGGCGTATCAGGCAGCTGTAGACGAACGCTACGCCTTTTTCAGCTACGGCGACGCCATGTATCTCACCCGGCAGCGCGGCTGATCGGCCGTTGCAACATGCGTTCGTATTGATGACTTTCAAGTACCGACAGGATCTTTCATGAGACAGGACTGCTTCATGCGTTTTGAGCGCATGGCAACCGATGGCCGCGCCCGCCGAGGGCGATTGACCTTTCCTCGCGGCAGCGTCGAAACGCCCGCCTTCATGCCGGTAGGCACCTATGGCACCGTCAAGGGCATGACGCCGAAGGATGTCGAAGCCACCGGCGCCGATATCATTCTGGGCAACACCTTTCATCTGTGGCTGCGCCCGGGCACTGAGGTCATCGAAGCCCATGGTGATCTGCATGATTTTGCCCAGTGGCACAAGCCGATCCTGACCGACTCAGGCGGCTTTCAGGTCTTTTCGCTGGGAGACATGCGCAAGATCACCGAGGCCGGCGTTCATTTCCGCTCCCCGGTCGATGGCGTCAAAATCTTCATGGGGCCTGAAGAGTCGATGGCGGTTCAGCGCTCGCTGGGTTCCGACATCGTCATGATCTTTGATGAGTGCACGCCCTACCCGGCA contains:
- a CDS encoding DUF7079 family protein, which encodes MNDPQRLLDHRRDLWMALAPLWLDREPGERDYARMADVIERYDFTTDELERIYRVEMSPVLVRHQVSLAGEWRAFDEDRLLRQLTFHVWKLTRWRRGFWLLFSGLTTMMTRHRYNMLMDVVLTRRRMAAEQDAASGD
- a CDS encoding mechanosensitive ion channel domain-containing protein, whose product is MALTRLFYWLRLPLMVLLLSTMSVAAMASPQAEGASSQSSEQPSYAALADLLENEQTRNEMISQLRSLAQGEAPSAEKSSDAAAVADVPAEQQSLGGRIANMTQGFAQGVAEDVTNAIAAFRSAGDGEGAGLPWALWGTILLAFGIAVASTVVAFYVFRALVARIYQRINAWVARRPAPASAPPIEAGDEEAQQTLDEKEQKQAAGALLKRWSAVLGALLIDVVVILLAGAVGYVISLFFAGEAGEIGRAESLFINAFVIVEIVKALIRMVFSTRYDSLRLFAMSSETASYWNRWLARLVGITGYGLMVAVPMVNAMLSPAVGQILSLLIMIGVYIYAVRVILKNRKTLRDNLNGRADESNFAFFSTLLRILGRVWHLFALAYFTVLLVVSQLQPAEALPFMAHATVQTLLAVGIGILISSLLTIALSRRIHLSEGLRERLPQLEARINSYVPKALRGIRILLGIFVILTVLDAWKAFDLPGWLTSDSGAETIGMIVHVAIILLIATLVWTVVASFIEHRLSAASAPSAREQTLLSLFRNAILILIVTMTLLIVLSQIGINIGPLIAGAGVVGLAIGFGAQKLVQDIITGVFIQLENAMNTGDVVGVAGLTGTAEKITIRSVGLRSLDGTFHVIPFSSVDTVSNYMRDFAYHVGEYGIAYRENVDDAIHHLHKAFDELRENPDQAVNIIDDMAVPGVVSLGDSAVNIRIMIKTKPGTQWGVGRAFNRLVKKHFDAAGIEIPYPHTTLYFGQDKNGGAPPANVHVLDEYVVEEGQAGAAGQTPSQKSAKTVSRGEAERSRLKENEKLPDEDNDEGEGDNDVDR
- a CDS encoding LysR family transcriptional regulator; the encoded protein is MKLRHIEVFHALISCGSVSAAARRLNVSQPNVTRTLAHAETTLGVRLFERHPRGLTPTPEALRLWPAIEAAVKQLDVVDQLGRQLSHGVDQHLRLGASHAPGHLVMPGALIALQRRLPALEIELVTSHFSTLCDELLSHRLDMALAFEQPAPEGIECEHLMRAPMKALLPPDMDAPTHATLEWLNANGLILMPEEDPLGTLLGQALQAEGLTPAARLRVKTYSVIAELVIAGGGTGIVDPFTAERYRDRLQVLPLTPELNMNVALLRARHVPWPHAANQLRTLLVDQLAIHAQRWQTDSPPGIR
- the dgcN gene encoding N-acetyltransferase DgcN, which encodes MTSQPYRPADIVSPYLLFLGDIEDSVSAKMARAVVIWRPEKAVGQLRMTEKTVSVGIEDISIEEACARGARTLVIGVANSGGKLPAHWRDVICQAIEHGMDVASGMHQRLDAIEGVAELAREHGVTLHDIRHSHPPLEVGTGEPRSGKRILTVGTDCSLGKMFSSLALQRGLEEAGLKARFRATGQCGVLVAGEGIAIDAVIADFISGAVEWLSPAAAEDQWDVIEGQGSLFHPAYAGVSLGLLHGAQPDCIVMCHELGRPHMRHLPNRPMPDMATCIEANLSAARITNPRVQLAGFSVNTSQVDEETARRELEALSQQFGVPATDPIRFGIEPLVTAFTTGAV
- the dgcA gene encoding N-acetyl-D-Glu racemase DgcA, with translation MRTLKRYTQTWLLDRPFVIARGASTSIDIIRVEIHQDGFVGIGESKPTPRYGHSAESVMEEIDEVSLAIEQGIDRKALLERLPAGPARNALDCALWSLECALEGTTPTARLGPPIGHEIVTAHTISIATPAEMAEAARQELAQGARLLKIKLNDEQVVERVRAVREAAPDVRLIIDANEAWAPENVEAWCRALAELDVEMIEQPLPAGEDGILADFDHPVALCADESCHTREDIARLSDRYEMINIKLDKSGGLTEALAMVEEARKHDMAIMVGCMLGTSMAMRAALPVAAHAVIVDLDGPIWLSSDDVPSLDYRNGWVRETHDT
- a CDS encoding NUDIX hydrolase, whose translation is MGSSRARVQIVDTLNRPAGSARRCDMRRLKIWHRAVYILVLDQHDRLCVQRRTLCKDIFPGYRDLCAGGVVDAGESMASAARRELHEELGLSLTLSWCLKLHFEEGMNAFGSVFIARYHNQPITLQSSEVEAIEWMTLSEALAVQDATPDSQQVLKALMDQGFLS
- a CDS encoding DUF883 family protein, with the translated sequence MGIFSSSDSRATRRLKDYEKELNKRGARALARYEDELDSTGQKVRSRLKGAGDHLGQRWHQARDRVEDEGHRAWELTEEGARDLDRHVHENAWSYIGAGAAIGLVAGLLLGRRF
- a CDS encoding universal stress protein, whose translation is MQLIETALETIDASDLDTSILVRTGDPAEVIEREAHRLDADAIVMGYKGLGRTSNATGGSVSRAVNHRAACRVVTVR
- a CDS encoding acyltransferase family protein; its protein translation is MDALRGLAITMVVYLHSADSMALKFDDLDPIFTQINGYFSPFRMPALMLLSGLLVAGSMRKGAGRYFKGKLSGILYPYVIWSIVSYGLFIYRAHFNGKPVVEFWHSLFFEPMAYLWFIYYIFFYYVIAYFVLRLHWSVSILGSLALYLVLKDTEFDRFIFHLPFFILGGVLGYHLEAFKHFIERTSWLAVLALAGLVTWYVMAYQGLVTTGGAYQPISMALALAMTLVLLRVVTFKWMAPALRPFEWFGRNSLVLFLVHFPVTWVVPVVLARVVQGDPDMVFPIYFLGVLAVSSLAAVMNNRSKLVSLLFTANVLVNRKASARSEVRIGNTGIAYK